One segment of Candidatus Manganitrophus noduliformans DNA contains the following:
- a CDS encoding pyridoxal phosphate-dependent aminotransferase, giving the protein MKFAKRVQQIKPSPTMAMAAKAKAMAAKGISITDFGLGEPDFNTPAAAAEAGIRAIQQGFTKYTPPSGTEELKEAVCRKLKKENNLDYEKKEIIVSCGAKHTLYNIAQVLFERGDEVIIPAPYWVSYPDQVLLNDATPVIVETREEDQFLMTPEQLKRAITPRTKAVILNYPSNPTGSSYTAKHLEALAGVLSDAPVWIISDEIYEKFIYDGVAHTSIASLGPELKRKTIVVNGVSKAYAMTGWRIGYAAGPKEIIDAMGTVQSQSTSNPTSISQKAAAAALQGSDAFIKTMVAEFDRRRLFVVERLNQIRGIRCPRPVGSFYVFPNIKGLIGTGYKGYQIKGSTDLASFLLEEGGISTIPGEAFGAEGYLRLSYAVSREVLSEGVEKLKNAVLKLS; this is encoded by the coding sequence ATGAAGTTTGCGAAACGCGTTCAGCAGATAAAACCCTCCCCGACCATGGCGATGGCCGCAAAAGCAAAAGCGATGGCGGCAAAGGGGATCTCGATCACCGATTTTGGATTGGGAGAGCCTGATTTCAACACCCCCGCGGCCGCGGCCGAGGCAGGAATCCGCGCCATTCAGCAGGGATTTACGAAATACACTCCCCCTTCCGGAACGGAGGAGCTGAAAGAAGCCGTCTGCCGGAAACTGAAAAAAGAAAACAACCTTGACTACGAAAAAAAAGAGATTATTGTCTCTTGTGGGGCGAAGCACACGCTCTACAACATCGCCCAGGTTCTCTTCGAGCGGGGAGACGAGGTGATCATCCCGGCCCCTTATTGGGTCTCCTATCCGGATCAGGTTCTCTTAAACGATGCAACGCCGGTCATCGTCGAGACCCGGGAAGAAGACCAGTTTTTGATGACCCCCGAGCAGCTCAAAAGAGCGATCACCCCGAGGACGAAGGCGGTCATTCTTAATTACCCGTCGAATCCGACCGGATCCTCTTACACGGCGAAACACCTGGAAGCGCTCGCAGGTGTTCTTTCGGATGCGCCGGTTTGGATCATTTCGGATGAGATTTACGAGAAATTTATTTATGACGGCGTGGCGCACACCAGCATCGCCTCATTGGGCCCGGAGTTAAAGAGAAAAACCATCGTCGTCAACGGCGTCTCCAAAGCCTATGCCATGACCGGCTGGCGGATCGGATATGCGGCGGGTCCGAAGGAAATCATCGATGCGATGGGAACCGTGCAAAGCCAGAGCACATCGAACCCGACTTCTATCTCTCAGAAGGCCGCCGCCGCCGCGCTTCAGGGAAGCGACGCGTTCATCAAGACGATGGTGGCGGAATTCGACCGGCGGCGCCTTTTCGTGGTGGAGCGATTGAATCAGATCCGGGGAATTCGTTGTCCCCGCCCGGTCGGCAGCTTTTATGTCTTCCCGAACATCAAAGGATTGATCGGAACCGGCTATAAGGGATATCAGATCAAGGGATCGACAGACCTCGCCTCCTTCCTCCTGGAGGAAGGGGGGATCTCGACGATCCCCGGGGAGGCCTTCGGGGCCGAGGGGTATCTGAGACTCTCCTATGCCGTCTCAAGGGAGGTCTTAAGCGAGGGAGTGGAGAAGCTTAAAAATGCGGTTCTCAAACTCTCTTAA
- a CDS encoding sigma-54-dependent transcriptional regulator, with translation MKKGQILVVDDEKSQREILKVILKTEGYGVQAAGSATEALRMAEEESFDLVLSDLKMPDNDGLFILDRLFKINPAVCIIIMTAHGTIDSAVEAIKKGAFDYLTKPLDREELLISVARAFEKLNLVHQNKMLQEQLSERFGLSNMIGNHVKMQEIFKTVRKIANSTATVLIFGESGTGKELIARAIHYNSIRGDKPFLAINCAAIPDTLIESELFGYEKGAFTGATGRGIGLFEAADGGSLFLDEVGDLSLTMQAKILRTIQQREIRRIGGREEIKIDVRVIAATNKNLEAEIQEGSFREDLFYRLNVISIGLPSLAERATDIPALTDHFIEKYNQRSDKRIKGISRPALRLLLDYSWPGNVRQLESTIERAVLLCEGETIETEDLPQEIRLKSFSSDRIAFDIPPQGFSLEEFEKELLMKAMEKSNGVIAKAAKLLGISYRTLQYRLEKFNIRKEEDPLVRSILPMQKGK, from the coding sequence TTGAAAAAAGGGCAGATCCTGGTCGTCGATGACGAGAAGTCTCAGCGCGAGATCTTAAAGGTCATCCTCAAAACGGAAGGGTATGGCGTGCAGGCCGCGGGGAGCGCGACCGAAGCGCTCCGGATGGCGGAGGAGGAGTCGTTTGATCTTGTCTTAAGCGATCTGAAGATGCCCGATAACGACGGGCTCTTCATCCTCGATCGTCTCTTCAAAATCAATCCGGCCGTCTGCATCATCATCATGACGGCGCACGGGACGATCGACTCCGCCGTCGAGGCGATCAAGAAGGGGGCTTTTGATTATCTGACCAAGCCGCTCGACCGGGAGGAGCTCCTTATTTCGGTCGCGAGGGCTTTCGAAAAGCTGAACCTGGTCCATCAGAACAAGATGCTGCAGGAGCAGCTTTCGGAGCGATTCGGCCTCTCCAACATGATCGGCAATCATGTCAAAATGCAGGAGATTTTCAAAACGGTCCGGAAAATCGCAAACAGCACCGCGACGGTGTTGATCTTCGGGGAAAGCGGAACGGGAAAGGAGCTGATCGCGCGGGCGATCCACTACAACAGCATTCGGGGAGACAAGCCGTTCCTGGCGATCAATTGCGCGGCGATTCCCGATACCCTGATCGAGAGCGAGCTGTTCGGCTACGAAAAGGGGGCTTTCACCGGCGCCACCGGGCGAGGCATCGGACTGTTCGAGGCGGCCGACGGCGGGTCGCTTTTTCTCGATGAGGTCGGAGATCTCTCCTTGACGATGCAGGCCAAGATTCTCCGGACGATCCAGCAGCGGGAGATTCGACGGATCGGCGGAAGGGAAGAGATTAAGATCGATGTGCGGGTGATCGCGGCGACCAATAAGAACTTGGAGGCCGAGATCCAGGAGGGAAGTTTCCGAGAAGATCTTTTTTATCGGTTGAATGTGATCTCTATCGGTCTTCCCTCCCTGGCCGAGCGTGCGACAGACATCCCCGCGCTGACCGACCATTTTATCGAAAAGTACAATCAACGTTCCGATAAGCGCATTAAAGGGATTTCACGTCCGGCGCTGCGGCTGCTGCTCGACTATTCCTGGCCCGGGAACGTGCGGCAGCTGGAATCGACGATCGAACGGGCTGTCCTCCTCTGCGAGGGAGAGACGATCGAGACGGAAGACCTTCCCCAAGAGATCCGGTTGAAGAGCTTTTCATCCGACCGGATCGCTTTTGATATTCCCCCGCAGGGATTCTCTTTGGAAGAGTTTGAGAAGGAGCTCCTGATGAAGGCGATGGAGAAAAGCAACGGGGTGATTGCAAAGGCGGCCAAACTTCTGGGGATCAGTTATCGGACGCTGCAGTATCGCCTTGAAAAATTCAACATCCGAAAAGAGGAAGATCCCCTCGTCAGGAGCATCCTTCCCATGCAAAAGGGAAAGTAA
- a CDS encoding FmdB family zinc ribbon protein yields MPIYEYECEQCKTRVELIQRLSDPPLEICSSCGGKVHKMVSSPAGLLFKGSGWYITDYAKKNGKSGDAPSAPKGEGKSDSSSGSTKGETTPKESPSKPPPPSSNQTP; encoded by the coding sequence TTGCCGATCTACGAGTATGAATGTGAGCAGTGCAAGACGCGTGTTGAGCTAATACAGCGACTCTCCGATCCTCCTCTGGAAATCTGTTCCTCCTGTGGAGGAAAGGTCCATAAGATGGTCTCTTCCCCGGCAGGTCTGCTTTTTAAAGGGAGCGGTTGGTACATTACCGACTATGCAAAAAAGAACGGGAAAAGCGGCGACGCTCCATCCGCTCCCAAAGGAGAGGGTAAATCGGATTCTTCAAGCGGAAGCACAAAAGGGGAAACGACTCCCAAAGAATCCCCTTCAAAACCACCTCCCCCATCATCGAATCAAACGCCGTAA